The genomic region cgccactcacttcagtattcttgcctcaagaattccatggacgtaggagcctggcgggccacagtccatggggtcgtaaagagtcggacacaattgagcgactaacatacataACGTACATACCGCGCTTTCTCGGGATTGCAAAGACTGGCAAGctaaaaactacatttcccaaaaTGCCATGTGGTTGGGCGTTCCGGGCGGAGGTTTAGGTTTCACCAATCAGATGCCTTCGCGGGAAGCTTGAATTTCCAACCAAGGTAAGTGGGGTGAAAGGCAGCCACGAGGCCCAGGCCTTGCCAGTGTATGTCTGGGAGAGCTGGTGTGGTTGTGGGGCCAGTGGCCGGCTTCCTGATCGCGGAGAGGAGAGCAGTTCCTGCCTGGTAGCTGTTTCTTCTGCCAGGTCCTGCCTGGGTcccttgtgtgtgcttagttgctcggtcgtgcccgactctgcgaccccacggattgtagcctgccaggctcctctgtccatgggggttctccaggcaagaatattggagtgggttaccatgccctcctccaggggatctttccaacccagggatcgaacacaggtctcctgaattgcaggcgaattcatcatctgagccacctaatAATCCTTTCTGCTTAATTTTTTGGCTGTCACTGAGCAATAGCAGGTACAGAGACAAGATAGAAAGAGAGCCAGACACAGGCAGAAACAGGAAAAGTGATCAGAGAGGCACGCTGACACCTCGTATTCTAGCAGAGCCTAGGAGAGAGACAGACCTTTCAGGGATATGATGGgatgaaatgaaaaggaaaaaagaaagagcgaTGGAAAGGAGGAAGATGTGCTGAGTGAGACAGACATCCAGAGAAATACTGAAGGTAAGCTGAGGCAGAGAGGAGCATAAGCAGAGACAAGGACAGGGGAGCAGAAAGTGACACAGAGACCTTCCCTGAATGCTGGAGTGGGAGTGTTGGTAGAGAGGACCCGTTAGCAACTAAATGCGGGAAGGCATGGCAGTTGGAGGCAGGAGGATGGAGAGGATGCTGGAGAGGGAGGTCTCTGACTTGTCGGAATCCCCAaggcccttcccacctcccaagTTTCCCAGAAGAATGATGGAGCATTCTTTTTACAGAAGGTCTCTTTTCCCAAAGCCTAGACCCAGCAAACTTCAACAGCCCTGCCCGAGGAAGGAGTTGTGACCCTAGATGCAGTCCTCACGTCTGTCAGTTGTCCCTCTGGTCTTACCCTGAAAGACCAATCCCCTGCTGACTTGGGAAAGGGTGACAATGGCGACGTAACCACTTTTGATGTCTGAGGCAGATTCCTGAGGGTAGTGGAAAGCTGAAGAACTAAGAGGAGTGGAGGCATCAGAGGGAGGCTTGAAGAGAGGGAGGCTTTGGGAAAAAGAGGGGGCCTTAGATACAGAGAGTTAAGGATAGTGAGACACAGAGATGGAGACCCAGGGGCATAGAGAGGCAGCGAGCCAGGCATGCTGGATTTAGGATTCCAGACGGTGGACTTGGATGACCCAGCTCCTCTGACTACCTCTGGTTTTACTGTGGTTACTCAGATCTCTCTCTGTTCTCCTCCCtctagggttgccagataaaaatacaggatgcccagtgacacttaatatattttaaaaacccttCTGATTTAATTAACTTGGCCACACTgtaatgtggaatcttccctgaccaaagatcaaacctaTGCCTCCTGTAGTGGAAGTGCACAGGACCACCCTTGAACTAATATTTTAAGAACTAATATTTTAGTAGATGGATGGCCCCAATGTGGCATGGGATATACTTATacttaagaaaattaagttttttttaatttgaagtttaAATCTCACTGGACATACAAGATTTTTATTTGCTACATCTGGCaactctgtctccatctctgtttCTGCCTTGTTTCCGCTTCCGGTTTGCGCTTGGTTTCCCTCTCTGCCCGTCCACCTCTGCCACTGTTCACTCTCAATGACCTTGTAATGGCCTCTCAGAGCCACCCGATACCTCTCCCCCACATCCCCACccaggccccctcctccctccatcctcccaccccagccctgtcTCTAGGGCCATCTCTCTCCTCCAGGCAACTCCTCCATCTTCTTTCTTCGTCTCTCTTCTCATCGAGGTTCCTCCCCTCAATTCTACCCCTCCCCTACCAGAGGAGAAGATCTTGAACCTTTGGGGAAGTTAGGAATGCCCCCTTACTCACCTTCATCCTGATTTcatctcctttcttttccatctccTGGACCAGAGAGGCCATGAGAGTTTTTCCAAGTCACACAGCAGAACTGAGACCAAActccacctccccagcccccaagcCCCTCAACCCTTCCAAGTTTCCAGGTTCCTGGTGGAAAATTCCTTTACTTTTCCTGAAAATGGGCCTGGCTTGGTGATATTTCTGAATATCAGATAATCCTGGAAGGTCAGAGGCCAGGACCAGAAGTGCCTGTGGCACAAGGGACCAGAGACTTTTGAGCATCTATACTATGTGCTAAGAGTTGGGGATATGATGCTCAGCCTGTACACACAAGAGCTGTGACTTATCACAGTCATTGCCATGTCCCCGGGACTGagaacatagtaggtgctcaataaatgtctgttgaatgaatgaatgagtgaatgaatgaaaaaacacaCCCCCAAGCAGTTGAAGATGCCTCTCCATGTCTGCCTTGCTCCTCATCCCCATGGATATCTCTTACTTTGTCCTAGCCTCACTCTCCTTTTTCCTCCCATCCTGTctcttggtttctgccctcctctagaatcatttttattgttatttttcagcTGGAAGGGATAATCCAGTGAATATGATGTGCTAAGTACCATGTATCAGGTACTATGAAGTGATTTGCTTTTGGAGTCTTTCTGGAATATTCCAGAAGGTAAGTACAGTTTGATTAGGTGTTTTCCAGATGTGGAGATGGAGAcccagagagaggaagtgagGTGCCCTGATTGATCACACCACAATTAcagcgtgtgtgtgctcagtcatgtccaactctctgcggccccatggactgtagcccgccaggctcctctgtccatgggattcttcatgcaagaatactggagtgggttgccatttactactccaagggatcttcctgactcaggtggaacccaggtctctagcatcttctgcattggcaggtggactctttatcactgcgccacctgggaagcccctaaacccATCTTTTTTGTCTCTCCGCCCCAAACTTCATCTTTCCTCTTGCCCAGCACATCATCACCTGCCAAGAGGCATCTCTGACACCTCCAAGGTGTAAGGATGTTTGCATTAAACATTTACAACACGGGTTGCAAACAAAAATGCATCCAGGGGCCAGGCGTGGGACACAAATGAGCAGTAAGGGGGCTGAGACTACCTGCCCCAGATGTGCGGGTGACTGCCTCACCACCCATAATGACCAGGTGACAATCAACACTCAGACCACATCTGATTTCTCAAGGGGGGCCCATCTGCAGGAGAAGTCTCCCAAGGTTTAAATGCTGGCACCAAATTCACAGGAAATCCTCTTCAGGCTGAATGAGGTGATGTGTGCACCAAACCTGCCTGCAGGCCGACGGTTTGCAACTCCTGAATTGTTCTCAGTCCCATGTGCCGGGCTCTGGGCTAAGGAAGAATTCCAGATCCCAGTAGGAAGTCTGCTCCAGGAAGGGAGAGCTATTTTAGAGTCTCTTCTGCTAATTGCTTTATcttcagcacctagaacagtgcctttctcacagtagatgctcagtaattttttttttagtgaattcTAGCATAAACtactagaaataatatttttaagaaatgttaaacGGAGGTTCAGCACCTCAAAGTCCCAAGGTGACATAGCAGCAACTGGGATCTAAACTCACCTGACTCCAAAACCTTAACCCTGGGCTCTCCTGACTCTACTTGGGGTTGTGCCTTtgctatgctgtgtgtgtgtgtgtgtgtgtgtgtgtgtgtatgtgtgtgtgtgtgtacgtgtgtgtgtgttggtggtggtggtggtagtggtggtggtaatCCTGATTGGACACTGAGGTCCTGGGAGCTAAACCTGTATCACTGGCTCCCTTCAGACACACTTGCTCTGGGGGCTCACTCAGTCCAGAGAGAACAAtctgtccctcccctccccactctgggGCCCATCCTCAGGGGTCCCCCCACCCGCCTCCCTTAGATGCCCAGAGCCCTgggggaaagggggaaagaatTCAGgatgagggtggaggtggggggaggagggagagggaaggggatggGTTAAGAAGGAGTGTGTGATGTCAAGCAAAAAAGACAACATTAGACACAGATGCTGAGATGGCGTTTATCGCGGCAAAAAAAGGTGAAGTCGCCgagggagcaggggtgggggaagggggtgtggtgggggccggggtggggcCATGGAAGCTAATACATGGTGCACTAGGTCACACGACGGAcactggggggtgggtggggaggtgggggggtgggcatGGCCCAGGCATGGCAatggggggaggagagagggagggcagTGGGCTCCAGCCAGGAGCTTCTGaaggtgggtggtgggtggtggggtgggcGGCGTCTCTGGTCGCAGAGGATGGAAGGAATCAGTTAGAAGGGGTTGAATGGAGGCACTGGAGGCGTGGCCACATGGCAGATGGTCTGGGCCCAAGAAGCGGAATGTGGGAATTGGGCAGCAGGCAGGGGACCAACCCTGGGCTTCAGGCTTTGAATCTAAGGATTGGGGTTATCCCAGGAGCCTTAGAGGTCCTCCGGTTCCCCCCACTTTCCAAGACAGGGAACAAGCCTGGGAGAAGCTAGCTTGAGGTCCTAACAAGGATTTAGCAATCAGCTCTCCAAAGATAGTCCTATCCCCATCCCCAGTCTTCTCCTCCCCTATCTGTCCCAGAGAAAGGGGAAAGAGATTCTAACTCCTCTGACTCCACCAGTATTTCATGCAGGCTCCTTACTGAACTTGGAGGATGAGCCCACTTCatagatggggaaaactgagTCATCCTTTCCacacctctcccacctccctgccaggGGATCTGTGCACCCCATCCCTTTAGGAGTTAATACTGATATATTGAAATCCTCAGCACTGGGGGCAGGTGAGGGGACACATCTTGGGATTCTCCCAAATCAAACTGGGATGTGGGCCATGCCTCCAGTGGCCTGAGATgccaacacaaaggaaaaaaaaatgactcccCACGTCCCCTGGCTCAAACCAGTACAAAAGTGACTATTTACAAtgaaggggtggggagtggagggggcCACAGAAAGCGGTGGGGCCAGAGTAAGCTCTCCATTCGGAGGCAGCCGCGCCCCGACCCTGCCTTTGAAAGGGACGAAGCCAAACAGCATAGTATTTATAAAGGGTCTCTATCCCCAGGCTGGGGAGGACCCTAGGggtgagggatgggggtggggcatgGGATGGGGTGCGGGTGGGGTGGCAAGGGCAGTGGGAGGAGATGGAGGAAAGGTAGCCATTGCCCCTCGCCTCCCCCCTATCCCCCCGCCGGACACACAGTTTTCCGTGGGATGAACACAGAAAGGGTTAATCAAAAAGAGTTCGATGAGCGAGTCTGACGGTCGAGTGGGGCGGGCTGGAGCAATGAAGCCGCAGGTCCCGGTGGCCGGTGGTGATGGAGTCACTTAGAAGATGAGAGGTTGGtggttttgggggtgggggaggggaggagaagggggaagggagggggataAGGAGGTTCCCCCCCGCAGTTATCTCTGGGAGAAAAGAGTGTCCTGGACTGGCTGAGAAGGGGTTAAAAACCAGCCGCCttcaccgcccccaccccccaccgagACTGTCCCCAACTCCCTCCCTGCCACCCAGCAATCCCCCACACAAGGGGCAGAGGGCACTGACACCATACACACACCTGCAGCGGCACCGCGGAGAgaacacccccgccccccgccccccacctccactaCGGCGTCCAGGCGGCTGACTGCAGTGGAGCGGAATCGCGATAGCAGGGCTGGCTGTCGCGACTCCACGAGGGCCAAGACCAGCCTCCCCGGCCATGCAGCGCCCCAACTCGGGCATCGCGCTCCGGTTCTCCCCCCCGTAACATCCAGTTCAGGCTTTCGAGACAACCAGCTTTTGGGGTTCCTGACGGCAGGGTGGCAGGTGCGTGGCCAGCAGCGAAAGCCTGCCTGACTGTGGTGATCGGTGTTCACCCAAATCAGCAGCCTGGACGCCCCAAATGCCAAACTCATCGCCACTCTTAGTTAACATCTTTTTCCACCGCTCAGTCTATCACAGCCTCTATTCCTGGTACTGAAAGAGCAATACTCAGCGCGGGGGAATCCTCTCACTTTCCAAACGGCAGGCCACCAATCAGAAACAAAATcaggagggagagggatggaggaaCAGGCAGTAGAAAGAGAACAAGGGGATATTGAGTGATTTCAGGTTAGGAAGGGGGAAAAGAAATACCACTCTGAGAAAAGTGGTACCGTATTCTTCCGAGTATAGGTCCCCCACTGTCTATTAAGTCGACTCTTAGCAAACTCCATTTGGGCTACTCATAATTCCCACCTACAAGGCATTAGGGCAGATAAAGATGGCACGATCTTTGCCTTCTGATCCCTTAATAATTATTGCAGTGAAGCCTCCTTGCCCATGCAGAGATGGCCGGGACAGGGTGAAAGAAGGTAGCTGGGGCAGGTTGGCTCAGAGCCCCCTGGGATGGGGGATGAAGGAGGTGAATTTGGCACATTGAACCCCTTCTTGTCGTAAGTGCTTTGAGGTCCTTCTCTCAAATCCAGTTGGCACCATCCCTCAGGCCAGCAGAGGAGGGGTTGAGCTTGTCTCCCCCTCCCCAATTTCTACGGATTTGTCTGAAGGAGGTGAGTGGGGTTCTCCCCGGCTGGTGGAAATTGGGGGATCCAAAAGATTAGGAGTTAAATgaagggaagtttttttttttttttctctcttttgttttttcttacaaAAGATTCTAAGAAaacttgggggtgggaggggtgaggAAGGGAGACCCAGTTGAGCTAAGTGTCCACAGACTTTTTTTCAATGCCTCTTAGGGGCCTCCTCAAAGAGAGATGGTCCCATTTCCTCCCCTCTATCTGAGGTTCCCTCCCCCCAGAGCGGCTCAGTTCCAAGGAAGTTTggcacttttttttaattaatgggaaacagaggaaaggagagggttGAGAGTTGAGGAAAAAGACAGACATAGACAAAGATAGAGACAAGACAGGTAACAATGGGAACCACggggagagaaagtgaaagacttAGGGAACCAGAGCAGGAGGAAAATGCTGGGTGGGATGGGTGTTGGGGGCTGGAGGGCAAATAGGGAAGAACAAGGAAACAATTCAATGCAGCAAACACTTACTAAGCACCGGTTGGGTGCTGAAGAGCAGGGTGCAGGGAGGCCACTCAGAGTCTCTCAGATCTGACTGGCTAacagggaaggtgggggaggggaaaggtgATGGGTTTTTCAATGATTCCCCATCGTTGACCCCACATCTGCGTCCCCTCTAGACAAACTGCAGCACAAAAGATTGAGGTCAGATTGCAGAAGGGACTTTCCAGGGATGGGGAAGACAGTGGAGTGGTAAAATGGAGAAAGATGTGTGGCTCTCCACTCACCAACACAGTGAGTGAACTAGCTGACTGAGCTAGCAAACTACCTTTCAGATAGCCCTGGCTGGCGGGGTAGGGGGTCCCCGAAAAATGTGAACAGGGAGGGGGCTGTCACACAGATACCCCAAGGGAACACTTTTCAGGAGGCCCAGCCTCCAGAGATGTGTCTGTGTGAGAGGAGTACTGGATCCCACTGACTGGGACCCAGAAATAGGTCTACAGAAAGCATCTAACAAACTAGAAGGGCAGCTGAGGATGCAAATGATATGCAAATGAGTGCTTTCAAAtcccacctccccactcccagaCCTTACTTCACCTCTTCCTGGCTCCTTCCCCTGCTTATGGGGGCCTGGGGAGTTGTAGGGGGGGATATTCCAGCTCGATACTGCAGTCTCCACATGTGGGTGGAGATGCTGTGAAATACTGTAAAGTCTTTTGAGAGGTGGAGGGGAGCAGTGGCCCGTAGGACCACCTCCACCTCCTACCCCAAGAGCCCCCAACTGCAGAAGATATGTACAAGGTTACATCAAGAATTGTTTTGGCACTCAAATCTCCATCCGGGTTTAGTCTGGAGATTAGGGGTGACGGCAGCAGCGATGGGAGGTGAAGGATGAGGAAATGGGGCCTGCCCCCTACCCTGGAGATGAAGAGGGCATGGAAAAAGTCACCCTAGTGCCCAAGCTACAGCCTCCCATCAGGGCTGTGGTGGGAAATTCAGTGCAAGGTACCTTGAAGGCTATTGCTTTCTAGGGATTTTCACATTTTGATTTGGGGGTGGCTCTCTAGCAAGGGGCAGGGGCCTTCCAGGCTTTAGGGGTAGGAATTGTCTCTggcttttctcctctccttttttgGGAGAGAGACGAGGAGGCCGGATTCCCCCAAagccatggagaagagaagggtcTGGAAGACCTGTGAGGGGGACAAttgggggagagggtgggcagggggTGCCCCTCCCCCAGAGATGCTGATGATGGAACCAGGGCACCAGGGTCCCTGctttgggctggaggaagtggaGGTGGTCTCCATGAGGGAGGGGGAGATGGATGGGGTAGAGATGGGTCTCAGCTCTcctaagtccatagggttgtcAGGCCCTGAAATCTCAGCCTGCCAACAAGGCCTTAGAGCTGACCACAGCCACAGTGCCCAGGGAGCCACTCTCAAACCAACTCTCAGGGCTGCCTGGCTTGGCAGACTTCATCAGAACATTCTAGATCCTCAGAGCCTATGGTGAGAGCACCAAAACATTCCGATCCATCAGAGACCACCAAAGTACTCCAGTTTGCCGGAAACCACGAGTCAATCTAATGCATTAGACCACACAAAGCATTCCAGCTCAAGGGACCCTACCATGGCTCATTGCATTCTCCTGGGCCACCGTGGCCTGACAGAGCCACCATACATTTGGCTCACCAGACTTAATGAAACAAAGCCACGCAGACACAAGCATGCACACAAAAGGCGGGGGTGGGAAAGAGGGTCTTTAACAGTTTTCACCAGCTCCatctcccacccctccctgccaggTGAGTTCTGACTTGGTGTGTTTGGATGGAGGTGACCCCGAAAATAGTGGGTCTTTTTCCTTATAGTCCTCCAGATTAGATCCAAGTCCCACGCCTTATTCTTCTTCTAGGAAGACCCTCAGGCCAAAACCCACCACGGAGGGGTGTGGGTAGAGGAGGATCAGTGACTGGCCATGGCCTGATACAGGAAGTACATGCTTCATCCCGATGATGTCACAGGAAGTAACCTAGAGACACCACAGTAAGTGCATGCCCCTATGACATCTTGGAAGTAACCTTCAAGGAAGGCTCATTGAGACATCACAGGAAGTACCTGTCTCTCCTATCATCACAGGAAGTAACCTCTGGGGAACTACTTCCTGGGACATCATACAAAGTGCCAGAAGCACCCCAGGAAAGTACTTGACTCAGTGACATCACAACAAAGACCTCATACCCATTATTCTAGGAAAAGCCATAGGAGATGCCACAGGAAGTTGTTCCAGCCTCTTGCCAGTGCCAGTCTTGCCCACGAGACTGGCCCAATCCCAGAGCCGGCCTTATTCCCAGCAGCAccgcacccctcccccacccccccatacAACCTGACAACAAAAGAGTTGAAAAGTCCCACCTAGGAGGGGCAACTCCAGCAGGGAGGGAGAGTAGCTGAGAAAATCTAGAACTCTGGGGTCCTTGCTCCAAATACCCCATTTCAACTCACACTCCTCTGCTACCTCTGCTTCCATCATGTCCCTCAGATCCGGAGCTGaaagcaggagaggcaggtgtTGTTTTGGGGAGGCCCCTCATTCTAGGTGACCCAGaggctcctcccctcctcccatatGGAAACAAAAAGTTTATAAAGGGGGGAGGGGAAATCCTTatcaaaggaggggaaaaaaaggagggaaagaaaagagaaaataacgctttgttttctattaaaatcaacaaaatgcaaTATATACAGATATCACACAGACCTGGGCCCTGGGAGAGGAGGGTCAGGCCCAGTCAAGCatagggaggaaggaaagaaggggtcagttcagggctggggagggagctTCTTGGCCTCATCCCCAGCCATCACTCAATCCTGCCTATGACTACCAgaaaaggggtgggggggagtgcAGTCAGGCCTACCCCAGCCCCATCCCAAGAGGAGCAGGACTATACCGAGCTGAGGTCaggagttggggaggggaaggaggagaaggaagaggaggaggaggaggggcagggagccagGTGGGAGCACACACCGCAGGCCTCATCCCACTTTCTGGGGGTTTGAGGCCCTCACTCCCTGCTCGTAGGTGACCCGCTGGCTGATGAGGTATTGAGCGGCTTGCGTGGCCGCGGGGCTGCCAGTGATGGTGACCCGCCGGTTCCGCGTGCCTGGCAGGAACTCGCCCTTCTTGGAGATCTGGATGCGGGCGCCTGTCAGCTCCTGGTACTCCACCAACGTCTTGCCCCCCTTGCCCAGGATGGCTCCCACCAGGTTCTCAGGCACCGCAATCTCCACCAGCTCCTTGGCACTCTCGGCGGCTAACTTCTCCGCCGTCAGGAAGCCCCCAGCCGCCCCCGCTGCGGCCGCAGCGGCCACCAGCGGGCCGCCCCCTCCACCGGCCCCACCGCCCGCCCCGGCCCCGAGGTAGCCGTTGGCGGCCGCGGCCAAAGCGAAGGACCCCAGGGCTCCCGGCGGCGGCGGTGGAGGCGGAGCAGCCCCTCCGGCTGGCCCGGCCCCTGCTTCACCGGCGTAGGACGCCAGGAGGTtggcggccgcggcggcggcAGGGTTGGCACCGGCGGCCACGGCGGCCAGGACCCCGGAGGCTGCGGCCGAGTTGAGCCCCAGGCCGAGGGAGTTGGTGTTGTAGCCGTAACTGGCCAGCGTGTTGAGTGCCGTGCTGATGGCCAGCAGGTCGGTGCCCGAGAAGGCAGGCAGAGCGGCCGGAAAGGCCCCCACGCCCGCCAACCCCGCCGGGCCAAGCAGGCCCGAGGCGGCGGCGgccgaggcggcggcggcggcaggcaGCACGTCGGCGGGGCTGGCGTACGGCGAGCCGGTGGGGTTGGAGTTGGCCACTGGCCCAGCCACGTTGGCGTAGCTGATATTCAGGCAGCTGCtgctctggggatcttcctgtacCTTCTGCACTATGGCGCTCACGGCCTTGTGCACCTGCTCAGGTTCGCCGCTGACCGTCACCACGCGCTCCTGCAGGTTGATGCCCTCCGGCTTCTGGGACAGCTGCACCCAAGCCCCCGACTGTTCCATCACGGCCTTCACGGTCGCGCCCCCCTTGCCGATGATCAGACCCGCCGTGCTGTTGGGGACGATCAGCTTGGCCTGCGTGGGGAGCCAGAGGGAGGGTCTTTAGGGGCGGGGTCATCGAAGACTGAATGGCAATATTCGTCTAAGACTGGCCGTCTCAAGGTACTTCCCACCCCTGGCTCTCAAGTGTCCAAAATCAGACCCAGCAAGCCCCCTGGATATGCACCAGTATGGTCCTACgggttaggaaaaaaaatttttttaattcaaatttatttttttggccacacagcatacaggatcttagctcctccatCAGGAATCGGACTTGTGTCCCCTccagtggaagcatggattcttaaccctagaccaccagggaagtccttggttaGAAATAttgactttcttggtggtccatggttaggactctgcacttccactgcagggggtacaggtttgattagtgatggaggaactaagatcctgcacactGTGGAGCACagctaaaagaaaataagtaaaaataatagtgcagaaatactgaaatatttccatatttattagttaaaagaaaaaaggagctaGTACTCCAACTCCCCTTGGTAGCCTCCCAGCCACCCTGTCCTTGGGACCCCTGGGTCCTCCTTACATCCAGCACCTAAAAGTTTAATGGCTGACCAAGTGGGAGCCCACCAGGACCCCGCCCCAAGCTTGCATTGGTGCCCATGTCCTTCTATATCATTAAGTACTCTGACTCCCAGCCTCAGAAAGGGCATCATTagtttcactttacagatgaccCACCTGAGGCCTAAGAGGTGAAGGGACTTGCCCCAAGGTTACCCGGAAGGAACTGAAGTGCAGCCTCATGGATTACTGTTCCATTGTGCTTTCCACCCCATGATGTGGTCACCTGGATTAACCTTTCTgttgttatggattgaattgttGCTCCCATCGATCCTAATTCACCtcttgaagtcctaacccctagtacctcagaatatgactggATTTGGAGATGGGGTCTTTAAACAGGCCTTGAAGGTTAAGAGAGGTCATTAGGAtggaccctaatccaatatggttggtgtccttataagaagagactaggacacagacacacaaagggGGAGGGCCATGTGAAACAGgaggagttctctggtggcctagtggttagaattcctggctttcactgccaaggccctctgggctttcactgccatggcccaggttcaatccatggctggggaactgagatcctgcaagccatgaggtatggaaaaaaaaaaaaaaaaggagggagagagaataaAAAGCCATTCACAAGTCAAAgacagaggcctcagaagaaaccaacactGCCAACACCTAGAGCTCAGAATTCTAGCCCCCAGAATCGTGAGAGAATgaattctgttgtttaagccacctactTCGTGGAACCTTGTTATTTATAGCCTTAGCAATCTTATACAGTtgtcttatctgtgaaatgatgGTAACAAAGCTTACATCAGAGAAGATGGAGAAAACTGGTCATGTTATATGATGGTCCCCCTTCTCAGCTGTAGAGCAGCCCATCCTTTGCAGCTACAAATAGGATCAATCTTAACACCAGTGGGTATATTTCAAAACCAAATGTCTCCTTTCACATCTCCAAGAGCATTTCTACAGTGCTTCTCCTTTCCAGTGCTTCTCACATCCCCCCAGacctgtgggttcaatccttggaagCTCTCATCTCTGCCTCTTTGTTTTAACCCCTAAACCTGACCCCAGTGGTGTCTGGGAAATTGTGGGAGTGGTTTTGGTTGCCCAAACAACTGGGGGCAGATGCGGGCATTCAGTGGGCAGGCCCAAAGATGTTTGCACACAGTAATGTGAGAGTCAGTTCCTCGAAATGAAGAACTGTCACAGGT from Bos javanicus breed banteng chromosome 18, ARS-OSU_banteng_1.0, whole genome shotgun sequence harbors:
- the NOVA2 gene encoding RNA-binding protein Nova-2, translated to MEPEAPDSRKRPLETPPEVVCTKRSNTGEEGEYFLKVLIPSYAAGSIIGKGGQTIVQLQKETGATIKLSKSKDFYPGTTERVCLVQGTAEALNAVHSFIAEKVREIPQAMTKPEVVNILQPQTTMNPDRAKQAKLIVPNSTAGLIIGKGGATVKAVMEQSGAWVQLSQKPEGINLQERVVTVSGEPEQVHKAVSAIVQKVQEDPQSSSCLNISYANVAGPVANSNPTGSPYASPADVLPAAAAASAAAASGLLGPAGLAGVGAFPAALPAFSGTDLLAISTALNTLASYGYNTNSLGLGLNSAAASGVLAAVAAGANPAAAAAANLLASYAGEAGAGPAGGAAPPPPPPPGALGSFALAAAANGYLGAGAGGGAGGGGGPLVAAAAAAGAAGGFLTAEKLAAESAKELVEIAVPENLVGAILGKGGKTLVEYQELTGARIQISKKGEFLPGTRNRRVTITGSPAATQAAQYLISQRVTYEQGVRASNPQKVG